The following nucleotide sequence is from Fundulus heteroclitus isolate FHET01 chromosome 24, MU-UCD_Fhet_4.1, whole genome shotgun sequence.
CTGAGGCAGAACCAGAGGGAAGTCATCAGGGTCAATCCAGATAATACTGAGCTCTGGGTTGTTGGTGTTGTCCCTGGCCACGTCTTTCAGGATCTCCAGGAACTCGTAGCCATCTGTGTGCAACAGTAGATATTTACCTTATCTGAGAAtgaggtacaaaaaaaaaaacagaagcatgaAGTGCCATCAAAAAGGGTTTACCCTCttacaagtttgttttttcttaattcagtgtttcagcgtaaacaatttaaactgcAAAAAACTTCATTCCCGTGGAGGAATTTTGGTCCATCCCGTCAggtgaattttttatttatttttttttaagcataaacTGCCTGTTTAAGGTATGACACTGATTCTAGATCAGATTCAAGTCTATACTtcctgtttgcatttttatgcaGTTTTCTGGAGTACCACAGACTGATAGAAAATTACTTTCTCATTTGGTCACATGTTTCTACAGACTGGAGAATAATAAGTTTTTGTTTGAGATCTTttggcctacttcatgttgtcaggcaggtcctgtttaaaacatttcttcatttttatacGTCTGGTGGGAATCAGGACTGTGAGACCTTTTGGTTGCTCCCTTTTTCAGCCGTCAGAAGTCATGACAACTTGCACGCAGGCTTGGCCGAGCTTTTAGGCCAGATGCCCTTCCTGACACGACCCGGGATTCAAACTCAGGACTTTACCCTTCTACACCGCAGAGAGACTGGCAATAATTGGGCCTGGTTACAGCTAATGATTTTGAACTTGGCCTTAAGcactgtttttaattatttaactttttcacgtAGGGCCAAGGCATTTTACCCCGGTTACAGCTCGCTTGATGGTGCGAAACATTTACATGACGAAAGCATGACGGAAGAAATCTGGAAGAGGTAAATACTGTTTCCACAGCCATCCACAGTACaattcaaaacaacaaaaaatctcTGAATCGCAGCTATTGGACCTGGATCTTCCTTCTCAGCAAAGGCAACAATGTGTATCCCATCCATATCATCCTCCtagagaagagaagaaaaaaacatttacaatccTTTAACTGCGGCTGCTATAAATGAAGTGATGATTCATATAAGTAGCAAAGGTTTCAGTCTGCATCAGTAAGACTTAAACGTCGCTCACCCATATCTCAAACATGTCCTCTGCCCGGAGCTTCCTCAGTGTAGCCCTGTGGTGataacagtgtgtgtgtgtaaatccCACCTGAAATAAGCACCTCAGCGTATCTGGACAGCCGGATATACAGAACACACCTCCTGTGTTGGGTGACAAACTCAACTATGTCGACCTCGGACAGAGGTCTTCCGGGCAGGATGGCCGGCTCCTCCATGAACGGCTCGTAGAAATTGACTTCGTTCATCTTGAGGGAGAGATGTTTGGCGACCTAAAGTAAAGTAACACACCTACATGTCAAGATAATATTAATCAAAACCCTTTCAGTGCATTAAAGGTgatttgaaaacttttttttattctattgtaTAAAAAACTATGGGTTTTGCACAATCAGCACTAAATGTAGTGGGTGTTGCTTCTATATTGGCGCTTACGAGCTTTGAGCTTGTCACTGTAAAAATTACCGTAGGAGGAAATTGTTGCTTTTATATGGTAAATAAACCTAATTGGGTTAAGTTGTATATTTTTGTATCCTTACAATTCCTGTGTAATACAATGAAATCTTGGATGTCTATTCCAGGTTATcctgctaaaataataataatttactcCATCAGCACTTTCTGTTCGCTCTTGATTTGCTCAGGACCAACCAATTCATTTTCTGCTTGAAagaaaattaattgaattgtaTAAAGAATTATATGATGTTTGAATTGTCCATACTGCATTGCTTACTTTTATTAGATATgtacaaacatcaaaattaaCTGATCTGACGCATCTAAGTGCAATgatacaggggaaaaaaaactagagAATCTTGTTTTAGTGAGTCACATGGGAGGAAAGATGATAAATCCATAGGACAAATAACATGTCATTCGTAAAGTGATGCGTTTCTTACAGACTTGTCGAATGTCGCAAAGAACTTGATGTAAGGTTGAAATCGCTCCGAGGCTTCCTGAAAAGCTTTGTAATCTGACAAAACAAGCGACAGAGAAAAGGGGATTTTAGTCCAGAATAAATAACGTAAGAAACGTAATGGAAAGAAGTGAAGCTTTGTCGAAGCTTCGTCACACACCTAGACAACTCTTTGTTGTGTGATGAGCAAAGAAAGCAGTAAACCCCTTCATCTTCTTCAAATTTCCCAGCATTGTGGTTTTACAGTCTTTCTTAAAGTAACCAAGCCTCTCTTAATACGGTTTTATACGCTTGTAAAGAGCTCCTGGCTCTGCTGCCAACAAGGTCACAGCCAAGGACCAACCCATCTGTGGACAGATATGGGATTCATGATGAAAATCTGTGCCAGCATCTTCCCTGCTTCACTTTgtctcttcatttttattttttttccccggtTGGAACTATAATTGCAGTTTGACCTATTACATGGAGAGCTGGGAGCTATTTAAAATGTCTCCTGAGACTAGGTGAGAGTGTCTGGAATCAGGTTTCTCTTTAACGGGCTTCATGGTGATGTAGCACCATTAGCCTCTAGATCCCATTAGCATCTCAGGAGCTCACTGGGACATCAAGGAGACAGTGATGCACTATGGGtatatttttttaccccccATTAAACACTCccattaaatacattatatatgcCTTCATTTGCATGTAGCGTTGGACAAACTAACATGAGTCCTCTCCTTTGAAGTAGCCAATGAGCCGAATGTCCTCCTCCATTCTCTCAAAGGCTCGCAGCTCCATGGCATTATTGATGATCTCCACTggatcctccagcacctggaagATGTTATGTACAAAGGAGGATCGGTATCAGTCCAACCAGGCTCCGGATCTCATCAAAACTAAAGGTCAgctcactgtaaaaaaaaattagtttgacGAATTGGTCCAAAAACCTTTCAAATTTTAAACTTTTGAGATtcatgtgatggaccaacaaaACGTAGTGCGTAATTATAGGTTAAGGAAGTTCCTGTATTGGCATCCATCTTCCGAAGCCCACATAatgatgctaccaccatgtttcacagtaggGTAGTTAATGGAAATTCTCCTAAACTCCATCTCTTACCTGTTTGATGTGTTCCTGCTGTTCTTTACTATTATCTAGCATACCTtggaggccttcacagaaccgcTGGATTAGTTTCCACCCAAGTGGAATCTATATGCCAATTGGGTGGCGTATAGGATTGGGTGACTTCACAAATCAATTGGTTGCTTATTTTAGAGATATCAAAGATAAGCGGTCCGAATAGATGTATATGGCGCACTTTAtagctttttatttgtaaaaacaaaaacctcaggtaattttcctttcatttcacaaatatgcattactctgtgttggtctgcacctaaaacccaaacaaaatggTTTGGTTGTGGCCGTAACCTGAAAAATCAACATATAACCAACAACGTATGGTCTGAATGCACCATCACAGTCCTGAAACATggttgtggcagcatcatggtatgggtatgcttttcttcagcaggggcagagaagatggtcagagttAATTGAAGGATGACAAAGTCAAAAACTCAATGCAGCTGAAAGTCTCTAACAATACATGGAAAGTTGATTTTCAGAGACGTTCTGACAATTTGAAGCTCCGGAGTGAATACGCTTGTGTTGATTtctgacataaaatcccaataaaacgcATTGAGCTTTGTGGTTGGAACGTGACAGAatttaaaaagggtttaaatAAATTTTGCAATGCATTCAAAGTTATCTTGCGTGCCACAATGTCAGATCTTggttcaaaaaataaaaataaatttaagctgATAAATTCACTGCTGTTGTTTCAAACATCCTTTTCTCTAACTTTAACATTTAAGTACCTACGGAGGGGATGAATTGGCACtagaataatatatatatagttgaaAATGATGTAGTTTGACTATTCATGTGTTTCGTCACCATACAGTTGTTTGTATTCCCTTAAACAACAGCAGAGTTTGGTTGCTCTTATAAATGTCTCTCAGATTGCCAACTAACCTCAATTAGCTGTTTTCACTGCCATGTCAATTGGTGTAAGTTCATTTACACCCTGTTAGCAGAGTATAAATGGAGGTGAGACCTTTGCTCTGATGTTGACTTTACTTGTTAGaacttttctttaatattaGGGTGCAAAGAATCTGTCTTTTCGTTTCTAGGAAAGACGAGAGTTATGACTTATCCTAGTCATGGCTCCAGAGGACCTGCTGTAAAGTTTGGACGATGAAAGATTTGTCCATTTACATCTAAGAGAAATTCCACCAAGGTGTCTGCTGAGAGCTCCCCATCGAACTCAATGACGCGATCGTCCTTGAAGACATACACACTTCCAACCTCCTCCAGACCTGGTTGGGAGGAGAGAGATAGACAATTAGTGCTCAATGTCGGCCGACTTTACACACACTATAGCTCTCAGTATCGTTAGTTTTAAAAAGATGTAGCATGGATGTACAGGACAACGTGATGGTAAGTCATACCCAGTTTCTTTGCTATTTTCGCATCCTTCTGGGAGTCCACCATTCCAAAACCAATGTCTTTGTTCTCCAgtacctgagctgtgagctggtggatcacaacaaaaagaaaaatcaacaactGAAAACTTGATGATTCAGAATCATCTTTCTTTGAAACCAAAGAGTTATGATCATAGTATATTACCAGTTATCAGTTCTTCCACCAAGGTGTGTTTGTGCTGTTATCGTGCGTTTCATTTCAACTCACATTTAGGAAATCCTACATTATAAGTTGGAGCAATCGACTGGAATCTCCTCTCACAATGGAGTTCTGACACagaacgttttttgttttgtttttgtttttcacggacgtcaaaatccaatatggctgccagtCATTTGGCAGAGACAGCTGCAGCAATAAACTGTTTGTTGGGACTTATAATAGCTTGTATTTCATTAAATCTGTAACAGTACTGACCAGAATCTACTTGTGAACACGTTCCTTTGATCTTTGaatgtataaaaaaacagcataatgTCATGAAATCGGATTGTGAGGCTAATAGCAGTTAGCATTGTTCCTAAGGACAACAGTGTGCTGCTTTTGATTTACCTTGGAAGTCAGAACATGGAAGTATAATATCGTTGCACTTAGTTTAGATGTTTTCTAGTTTAAAATCAGTTGGATTtgggtccagactttgactaggccattctaacacaccAGCATCCAAACTGTTCCGTTGTAGCTCTGGCTAAAAGATCACAAACTCATGGTCtgaaatgtttatgttttcccggtagagagcagaattcatggatCTATCAAATACAGTTGGTAATCCAGGTATTTGAGCCTATCagtgttcttctgttttttttgtttttttttgttgcacttcAATCTTTCAGATCATCAACCAATTTTAGTATCAGACAAGACAACCTAAAtccaaaagttatttttttaacaataccttaatttattaaggtaaaaagaaaacgtCTTTGCCCTAGATGTAAAATAATAGCACCCACCCCCATACAGTGTTAAATTAGAGAGTAAATTTAATCTACCATAAGGTGTTGAGTTAGTTCTATTTCACTTTCCACACCCTTACCTGGTTAGTAGAATCAAGAAAGTCAACTTCAACTTGGCTTCATTTATATCTCAAGAATTTAGGCATTTCCCAGTAAAATCCATTTGTAGATGTAAGTCAATTATGACAAATGAAAACACATCCAAATATTTAGAAGGTGTGGGTCGTGTTATATCTGATCTTAAGACCTATAAAGTATATCAGCAGAAGAGCATCAAGGGTCTAACATTACGATGATTGCCCACCTCTGAATGGTTAAAAGAAATTAGACTGAGGTTTAAGCATGGAGTAGTTAAATTCTGGACTTAAATCTGACTAAGATGCTGTGACATGACCTAAAGCAGGCCTTTCATGCTTAGAAACCTTCCAGTGTGGTAGcgatggaaaaaacaaaacaaaaagacggCCAAAATTTCTTCACAGAGACGTAAAAGACCCATTCTTAACACTTGATGGCAGCTGTTGCCCTAAGGTGAGGCAGTTATAAGGTTTAGTGGAAATTTACTTTTTGACATCTGGCGAGCTTGATTTGGATAGTGACTCTAgacacaataaataaaacatacattttgtatttactcagccTATCttaatgcagtaaaaaaataattggatgACCTGAAACAATTCAGCCTGAAATCTGTAAACAAAGGTGAATAAGGGGTGGGatgttaaagtcagtcaatTTTGAGGACGCAAATTTTTTGGGAGCGAGCTATAATTAACAAAATGACCTAGAAACAATCCCTGGATGAGCGCAAGCCTTCAGAGAGGGCACATAATGGGTTTAAAATCACTGGTTGCCGCTCGGAAAGTGTGCCCCCTTTTCCTCACCTCCAGCACCAGCTCTGTCATCTGGAACCGCTTCTGCAGGCCCTTGTTGGCCGGCACAGGCTCATGGTAGAACAGGCACAGCAGGTCGTACCTCTTCAGGGCCTTCTTGTAGTTGCGCTCGTTAATGTCCAGCACCCTGTCCTTGCCGTCAAAGTTGGGGAACTCGAGACCTTCCTCGGCTCCGCAGGGGAGAGCCAGTCGGAGGCTGAGGCCGGAAAGCACAGCGAGCCAGATGTGCTGCATTGCTCCTCCCCCTCTAGAGAGGTTTGCGAGTCGGAAGTTTTTGGGGCCTAACgaatataaaatatttgttgtaTTAGTTAATTGATATTTTCACCTCCGTCTCTTTTCTTTGGCAGCTCTTCTTCTCCTTTTGTCCTCTATCTCCTCCTCTGCCTGTCTTCACACAGTCTATTTCCCTGGAGGatttccttcctcctccttctcttttCCTCACAAGGAAACTCATTGGACGGAACTCATTTACAGAAGAGCTCTGGTCAAATGAGAtgatggtaactctggaggacctgcaggGATCCATGGCAGGAAGAGTGTGTTGACGGGACACGTTTGCTGTTTACTCCACAAATCTAGACTTTACTGAACAATGGCAAAAGGATACCCATGGCAAAATAGTCTGCTGTAGGGATTGATTTATTTGCAGCTGGAACATGGAAACTGGTCAgaattgatgggaagatgaatgaAGGCTAAGATAGGAGGATTCCGTTTTGTACACATAAGGGGTCCAACAGACATATGTCTATGGGGCAGGTCTGCCTTTCACTAGAACGGTGACCACAAACTTTTAGCTAAAGCCACAGTGGAAGGGTTATGGTCAAATCAACATATTctgttaaaatggcctagtcaaagtctggaccgGCATCCAGTTGAGAATTTTGGGAAAGACTTTCAAATGAATGTCCACAGACACACTCCATCTTAAATGTGATTCAgttcaaaaacacttttattctctaag
It contains:
- the LOC105935457 gene encoding calsequestrin-2; this encodes MQHIWLAVLSGLSLRLALPCGAEEGLEFPNFDGKDRVLDINERNYKKALKRYDLLCLFYHEPVPANKGLQKRFQMTELVLELTAQVLENKDIGFGMVDSQKDAKIAKKLGLEEVGSVYVFKDDRVIEFDGELSADTLVEFLLDVLEDPVEIINNAMELRAFERMEEDIRLIGYFKGEDSYYKAFQEASERFQPYIKFFATFDKSVAKHLSLKMNEVNFYEPFMEEPAILPGRPLSEVDIVEFVTQHRRATLRKLRAEDMFEIWEDDMDGIHIVAFAEKEDPDGYEFLEILKDVARDNTNNPELSIIWIDPDDFPLLTTYWEKTFKLDLFRPQIGVVNVTDADSVWLDMSNDEDLPTAEELEDWIEDVLSGRVNTEDDDEFADDQEDERYVSEDGDESPDPDEEDDGDD